The sequence GCCAAGAGGGTCTGCAAACCAGTACCCTCTGTAGCAATGAGCACACCTAAAGTTCAGATCTTGGTTTCTATTTCTCTTCCCCAAGAAAGGAACCAGCTTCCCTGGAGACACAGTCAATGCCAGAATTGGGAAGGGGAAATGCCAGGTGAACCTGGAGGATCTTGTAAtgacagaaaaattttaaaatttctttttaaaaatgggtcTTATTAAAAAAGACCCAGGAGACAACATGAAAGGTCACCCAAAGACAAAAGCTGGAAGAACTTGAGGAGTGAAGTAAGATAGTGTTGAGTTTAACCCAGAATAAGCAAAGACCCATGAGTTTATGCTGATACAATACAACACTGAATAATAAATGTGGAAAAGGGAAGCCCTTCCTTATGGGGTGGGGGGGTTAACTTCTCAAACACGGCTGCAGCTGGTGCTGTGGGGCATGTGCGAGCTCAGGAAGGAGCAACCATCCGCATCTTCCTCAAAGTAACTCCCCCAGATTCTCCTGGTTGCCTAGGGAAAGTGGGTTGCATCATAATGAACACTGCGACCTGGCAAAGGCCACCTGATCAAAGAGATGTGGTCAGCAGGGCAGCAGGACACAGGTCCCCAGGGCGCACCCCATGGGATGCTCTGGACAGGGCACGCCCCTTCTGTGTGACTCTCCCCCATAAACCCACATTCTCAGTGCGACCCTGGGGAACCCACTGAGGGACCTGCACCCTTCACAAATGTCAAGGTCCTGAAAACCAACCAGCTGTCACAAAAAGGGGGTCACCAGAAGATGTGTGAATACCCTGAGGGATCTCAGGTCACATACTGGATCAGAAAAAGCTGAAAAAAACTGGTGAGAGTTAAGTAAAGTCTGTGGTTACATTTTTCTAATGCATGTGAAGAGTTTGGTCAAAATCATTTGGGGACATGTGGCAGACTCCAAAGCAATACTTTAATTTCACCTTAAAAATGCATATAATCCACACTCTCCCTTGGATGTGCTGGTGCTAGATAAACCCCTGTCTGTACCTCTTTGTGTAACCAAATTTAACAACCAAAAGCTATTTGTAGGCTGGGGAAAGGGCAGACTGTAGCCTTGGGCAGGACCCACCCCACAGATGTAAGGAGAGGCTGGGCCAGGCCTGTGAGCTCCAAAGGCAGAGAGGAGCAGCCGGCCTGGTGCCTCCTTTGCCCCCACAGCGTCCCTGTCAGATGTGTAGCATCCACATGACTCCGGTTTACaatgaggaagctgaggctgaGTGAGAACCTGGCCTCGGTAGGCCTCCAGGGAGGGGTGGCCAGGTCGGCCAGGTCTGAGGCCACTTGGCTGGCTGAACGCTGggtctgtgtctcggagacaggtCACTTCTGACAAAAGGATGGAGTTGGGACCCCCGCTGTGCTAGGCTGAGTGAGATCTGGGGGAAGCTGCCTTGACGTTGCCATGGAAACCAGCCCTTTTCCCTATGTTGCTCGCTGCTGCTGCTCGCAGCGCTGGTTTTTAAGGAGATGGTATTGTGTGCTTCTTGGGAATAGGATCAAGGCGATTTCTTCTTCCACAGGACTCCGCAGTTGAATAGAGCCTGTCGTGAGGTGGAGGGGAGATAAATCGATCCACTGAAAGATCCAACGGGTGGTTTTCCAatttttcagaaaaagaaaatacatctTTATCTCTCCCTGCCCATCTCCTGACCTGATGGACAGCAGGGCTTGCCCAGGAGCTGTCTCTGCTTCTCCGACACCTGGCCACTGTCTGTCCATTCACCTCCTGCCCTTCTCCCCAGCCTGGGCTGTGACGGAGGGGAGAAGGGCAGCCTGTGGACACACGCGTTTGATCTCTGCATCCAGCACTGGCTCAGGGAGAGAGCTCTGTTCCTTGAGGACATTTCCATCACCTGGGAGGGTGGCCCGTGCAGCACACATCTCCTGAGCTCCTCCTGTCACCAGCAACCTGTCCTGCAGGGCCCGTTGAAGACCAGGTTTTCCAAGACCTCCTGGTGACAGCCACGCTGGCTCACCCTCTGGTCACAAAGCTTCTAGAACAATCGGGCCCCCTCCCCATCACCTTTGCTACCCAGCCTTGGTCCCATCTTACTGGGAGCCTCTCAAAAGAGGTTCCCTTTGTGGATAAACAGATATAAACGTGTGCAAAAGCCATGGTGGGGGGGTGCTGTCAATATGGTCATTGCCTGGCTCCCTCTGGAGCGCGACCCCCAAAAGGGCTCTGTGAGACCCCACTCTCCAAACTCAGAGGAGCTTTTTCCAGATCCAACCTCCTCTGGTTAAACCTTTGTGACCGACCTGCCTCTCCAGGGATGTCCAGGTCGGGAGAGAGGCGTCCTCTTTGGTTCTAACTCCCCAGGAGCAGCACCCACCCAGGTCGGTCCTCAAAGAGAAGGGCTGCCGTCATGGCCGACCCTTCCAGCACCGCTATTTCCGGTGGGTCCCCACAGCTGACTCGTCACACAGAATAGATAGCTCCGGTTTGTTTTTTTGAGCAATGGAGTGGCAAATCTATTCATAACAGGATGTTGGAACATGTGTTCATTAAGTCTTCAGTTGACTTTGTGTAATTAAAAAATACACTGGGTGTTCACAGGCTGGCCATGTGGGTCAGCCGCCTCCTGGGTGGAGGCCAGCCCTGCCCCAGGCCTCTCCAGCATGCGTCCCCTGGAGGAGGCTGGATGTGAAGGCTGCAGGTGGCGTGGGAGGGGCTGTCTGACGCTCTGTTCTCACGGCCTGCACAGCCAGGAAGGGCAGGAGCCCTGCTGTCCTCCTCCTCTCCCGCCCATCTGGCCTTCGGCCACCATCCCCAGCATGGCAACAGGCTGGGAGCCTCCACTGCCAACTGTGGGCAGAGTCCACCCAGCTCTGCCTTAAGTGGCCTGCCATGGGCACAGTTACCAACCATAGGGCAAGACACAGAGACCCGTGGTCACTGTGACTGGCGGAGCTGTTAAGAGACTGGTGGCAAAACACCTGGGTTAGAGTCATAGCTCTGTCACTCATCAACCAGGTGGCCTTGGGCAAGCTGTTTCTCTGCTGTGCGCCTCCATGTCTCCATCCTGGGATGGGGACAATTAGATGATACTGATGGCCATGGTGTTGGAGGCAGGACACCTACCTCCCTGGGACTGGCAGGAGAGTAATACGAATTAAGAAACACAGAGCACTGGCACCTGGCAGAGAGCGAGGGCATCTAGATGGGTGCTCTTCCCAGCATGGACCACCTATGCGGAGTCCTGCTAATGACAACTGCAACTTGACTTTCTGGAAATTAGCTATGACCTTGACAGTGTTGCTCAGGGTCCTTTATAGAAAGGAAGCAGTTCTGGGGGCAAAAGGGTCACACAAACCTTGGTTTAAATCCCAGTTCCTCTACAATGGCCCGAGGGTAGGCTCTTTGTCCCTCTGAGCCTCAATCTCTCCATCTCCTATCTAGTAGGGTCAATAACCCCTGCCTCCAGGGTTGTACTAAGTCTCAAGCTAATTCTGAAGACGTCCACTGGATGCCCATTATCTCCCTCCTCAAGCTGTTGGCCAGCCACCAAGTGCGTTGTGTTAAAGCCATCGTCAGACCCTACCTTTGCTACATTTCCACATCCAAGTCTGGCTCTAGACCTCGGGGCAGTGACTACTGAGTGCGGTTAGAATGCGTCACCCTAAAGACAGGTGCTGGAAACACACACAGtgttgggaggtggggcctgAGGGGAGGTGTTTAGGTCTCGAGGCTCCAACCTCGGGGACAGAAGAACGCCCATTACAAGGGGCCTGAGTCCATGAGAGGCACCTCTTGCTCTCTGTTCTCTTGGTTTTTCTGACATGGAATGATGCATCAAGAAGGCCCTGGCCAGAGGCTGGATTGATGAGGACATCCCAGTCTCCAGAACGGGGAGAAATGGGTTGCTCTTCTTGATAAGTTATACAGTCTACATTCTGCTACAGAAACACAAAACAGGCTGAGATGCCATGTGCCAGGCCGTGCTGACCGGCAGGGGCTGTGGAATGAACACGGGGCTACGGGACAGGTGGCCGTGTGCATCTCCTGGGCCTTACCTAGGACCTCAGCATCAGGTCAGACCCCACTGGCCTGAAGGTGGAGGTCCCCAGGGTCCCATTCCAGCCCCTGCTGCATAGGCCACTCTGCCCCCAGGGCTCACCCACCCCTCTGGGTCCCCTACCCGAAGCATCTTCATCAATCTCACTAAGAAGAAGACCGAGGCTCTcagacacatctatctttatttgtttcctgtcagaaaattttgagaattacaccaAAAAATACTTCAGCCTCTGCTACCTACTGACAAAAATACACCACAAAATTATAAAGCGCTCAGCGGTTTTGCTAGGGACAATTTGTTATTCCGCTTCAGATGACAAATGAATTTACAGGTGACTCAGGTGATGGGAGGGTGGGGGAAGGAGGGAGAACAGATGAGAGCATTTGGCAGGAGAGCTTGAGCGATAGTAGCCTTATTACCCAGCTGTCGGGTACGATGATTTCAGCAACAGAGCAAGCCACAAAAATACCCTTTAAATGGCCTGTCACAGACTAATGGGGAAATAGCGACACATCTCAGACAGCCAACTCTCCAGCCAGCCCTGGGCCTGCTGGACACGGAGCCACAGCGCCATAGGATGGGCCTCCCGGAGCCTTTGTGAGGGGCCTGGGCGGGCCCAGGAGGTTCCACGGAGCAGACCTGGGCGGTGCCAGATGTGGCCCTTCCTCGGGAGCTTCTAGAACTCAGTTGGCTGCCACCTGAGGTTCCTGGTTGTGACCCGGGTGTTGTGACTGTCAGCACTGAACCAACAATGGCCGAACACCTGGGACCTGTGCTTCTAGTGGCCGAGGGCCAGCGCCTGGCTGGGCCTTTCTGCTGAGccgcctccttctctccctctctgcccTGCCAGTCACAGGCGTGGGCAGCATCCAGCTGTGGAGCTAGAGAAACCTGAAAAAGGCAAAGAAAAACCTGCCCACGTCTGAGTGTCTGCTTCTACAAGTCACAAGGGCACTAGGCGAGCCCTCGGAGCCCAGCACGGGGCGCCTAGCCCTGGCACCAACACCCACCCCCGGTTTGTGCTCATCTTGCAAAAGGCACCAGAGCTCAGCCGAGTTTGCTCTGGGTTGTGCGCATCCTGGGCTTAAAAACACCAAAACCAATGCTTCCTTCCAGCCGGGCCACTTCTAGCTCCCCGTGCTCCTGTCCCGCAGACCAGAGGCAAACCAGGAAGCCCCATCTGCCACCCACTCGCACCAGGCCCGCACCGAGGCTGCAGGAGCCTCAGCTCCTCAGGCCCTCCAGATGGAGCCTGCTCGCGCTTTCTGTTCCTTTTCTTTGTTTCtctccttttctgtttttttttaaattttcctaacaAAGAATAAGCAGTGGCTTTGAGAATATCTTACATGGGAACAATCAACACGAAACATGCCTTTGTACATGAGCCTGACTTGGGGACGAATCAACAATACCAAGGGACAAAAAGGAACATCGGTTCAGACAACTCCAGTGCACGATATTTTCGGAGAGTGCCGCCCCGCCCCCCGCCCGCCCCACCCCCACATCCCAGGAGTACAGTGTTGTCTTGTAACTCGAGCTTGGCTGAGCCTGGGGGGTCCCCTGCCCACCACCCACCCCCACTCCGGCTCGGGTAGGCCCCTAATGGCCCTGGGTCTTGGGTGGCTTGGGCTCATGAATGACAGCGGCCGCCGACAGCCAGGGCCCGATGGCCCGGGCAGTGCTCTGCTTGGCCACGCTGTAGTGGCTGATGACTGTGTAGAAGCGGCTTCTGGAGTTGGGGTCCTGGGACGAGTAGTAGGCATCCAGGGAGGCTGGGATGCAGCGCTTGTGCTGGGGAAGAAGGAGACCGTCAGGGGGGTGTGGCCAGCCCACCCCTCGACCCACACACAGCTCAGCGCACAGTGGGTGACAACCTCCACCTGGCCTGCCCCTCCCCAGCATCGTCACCCTCCCATCACCATCATCAACACGGCCCCTTGGAAGAAGCCAGAGGAAATGAACCTGATGGTGACCCCAACCCAAGGCCAACCTCCCCTGCTCCTTGACTGTGGGGCTCTCGGGCCCCAGCTCCCCTCTCCTGGCCCCAGGGGCTTCCCGGGCTGCTCCCCATGGACCATGGCTGCTAATTTTATGCTCTTGATTTGAcatttgtatctctttaatttcaaAAGTCTTGGTCCCTAACAACATGAATGTAACAGTGCATTTGTATTATCTTATAATCCGTGCAGCACAGTCACAAAATAACACAACATTCCTCCGCAGAATTAGACCACTGGGTGAACTTCTTTGACTCTGCTCTGCGGCTCTCTATGTCCTTAGAACACAGACAGTCCCGACTTGGAAGGGTTGTCATATTCTGACTGGGACCATACAAAAGCACCCCTATAGGCCAGTGTGTCTGCCTTCCAATACAGTATTCAATCAATGGCCTGAGACACTCAACACCTGGTTATAGGACAGGCTTTGTGGGAGAGGATTCTGCCTGGAGCCAGACGAAGGTAAGGATCTGAGTACGGTCGCCCCGTGCGGAGCTGTGGTGCTACTGGGTAAGTCGGATGCAGTTTTGACTTCTGTCATTTTCATCTTGTGAATGGGTCAAGGACATCTCTATCTTCCGCTGAGGGTGGACATCCATACCCTGTATCCCACAATCATTTGgggtatttattttctttgtaagTTTATGTCCTCAACTTGATATACAGCGAGGTTCTTGGTTTAGGTTGTTTTGAATTGTcagggttttcttttttcttattcttaaaaatttttcaaatacGTTAATCATTCATCGTCTCATGACAACATCTAAGAAGACATACCCAGGGGTGCTGGCTCCTGTCCCTGTGCCCTCACTGCCCTTCCCTTTCCCCGAGTGACCGTTTTCAGTAGTTTTTGGCTAATCCTGGTGGGCTTTCTTCCTGACAGTACAAGCCACGCCTCTCGCCTTCCCTTTCCCACACCCAGGCAGCTGCTCCATCCTTCCTTACCCACTGGCTCCTCGACCCGAGGGGCATGGGCCTCCTCTCCTGTCCCTCCCCACAGCACCAGCTTGCTGTGTGTCTCCTGGAGTTCACTCAGTTGTCCCCAGCGCTAGCTGTTCCCAACCTTCAGGTCCCAGCTTTTAGCCGTGAGGGGGGTGGTCTGGGGAAGTCACAGGGCAGAATCCAAGGACCTGCCCACGTTGGAACATGACTGgaccacacccccccccccatggGGAACCCTCTTCACGGCCAGCTCCAGACTTTCCTCACCTGGACAACGGGGACGCTAGGACCTGTTTCTCAGAATGGTTGTGGCCTGACTGAGACAAGGCCCAGGAGAATGGCTAGCAGAGAGCCTGCCTAAGAGAGGGTGACTGTAAAGATTAATACCACTGTCTGTTCCAGCTCTGAATCACACTCTGGTCTTACTGCGACTGACGTGTCGAGGCCAGTCACCTGGCAGGCCTTTGGCCAGCTGACCAGACGGAATTCTCTCCTTAAAACTTCATGGAAATCTTTGGGGCATCTACCAGCCCCCATTTTATGGGCATCCTCAGCCTCCATGCAGGcaaaaaactgaggctcagaggggcACAGAGGGGCCTGGAGGCTTTTCAAGGTCACGTGGCTGGCTCAGTTCTTTGAAGGAGGTTTGCAGTTAGAGCGGGGCCAGGGAGGAGCGTGGAAACCTCAGAAACACGGTCTTCACCCCTGTGCAGGGGCCTGCAGAGGTGAGGACTCTGCCATCAGCCCAGTGGCTCACCTCCTGACCTTGGACAGTGCCGACTGGGCAGGGAGCCTGATGGCTCGCTTGAGGCTGAGCCCCTCAGGAAACCCGGAAAACCTTGCTGGACACACAGTGGGCAGAGTGGTTGTCATGCCCAGAATTTGGATGCTGATGAAGACATGGGTCATCCCCCAACCACACCCACCGGCCAGGGCCCCTTACCTTATAGACAAATCCCTCTGGACAGCTGTGGTCGTAGGTGAAGGCTTTGTAAACCACCAGGAACACGATGCAGGCGAGGAACGCTAGGGCCAGGCTGACGAGGATGGTGACCTGCAGGAAGACACACCTGCGTCACCCTCGGCTCCGGGTGCCCGCTGCAGCCCACGCACGAACCTTAAACCCGGGGTGGTAGGCAGATGGCCTGCTAAGAGTGCAGGCAGGGACCCAGCACACTGCTCCGCTGGGCTTTGTCACTGACGTGCAGCGTGCGCCGGGGCCTCCGTGCCTCCTTGTGCAGGATCATCTTGAGGTTCCTTCTGGACCCCACTCGGGATAGACTTTTCCTGTACGCTGGGTAGGGAGTGGGGTTTCACCACTAGGCCCCCTCTCCAGAGCTTCCTGCCTCTGTTGTGACCACCCCGTCACCACTACTGAACTCCATCTCGGACATCAACCGCTTGCTCCACCTCCTTGTGGACACTCGTCCCTAAACCTTCCCCGAGGCTCTCCTCCCACCTGGTGGCCACCACTGTGCCACCAGGCCAAAGACCTTGGTGCCCTCTGCCTCTCATCCTACACTCTTCTTCCAGGAGAGCCTAGCACCTCCACCTTCAGATACCTGGTCCAGAGCTGACCACTCCTTACCACTCCCACCACTTCCGCCAGGCCAAGGCCACCCTCACCTCTCACCCGCGGGTGGAAACAGCCTTTAACCCGAGACTTGCTTGCCCTCTCTGGTGTGCCCGACACAGCAACCAGAGAGATCCTGGGCGTCCAAGTCGAGGCACGTCCTCTTCCTACATGCAGTGTCCTTGGACACCTCAGACTAGAAGCCCAGCTCCTGACCACTACCTACAAGCAAGCCTCATGAACCCTGGGGAAACCCGATGGAAGCCCCCCAGGATTTATCAGAAGGGAGCAAGTGAATGATTCCCGAGGCAGCTCCAGGTTTTCACTGGCCCCATGGCAACCCCTGTACGAGGTAGACATTAGGGCGTCTAGTGCTAGGAGTGGAATTTGTGTGCGTTGTTTTTAACAGCAGACAGCCCTTTGAGTCAGTCAGCCTAGAAATGTTACAGAATTCCTCTCCTGGAGAGAGGCTCCTCTTGATTCAGAAAAAAGACCAAACCATCTTTGGGGATCTTCATCCTATTTCCACCCCAAGGCTTGTTGATGAGAACGGATAACAACAGGAGACTAGGACGCTCCGGGCAAGGGGAGCTGCTTGTCGGCAGCTTGAAGTCCTGGATGGGAGACATGTGGGAAGGTGAAGGGGAGGTGGGACAGGGTGGTGAGTCTGAATCCTCTGGTGGAGAGTCCATGAGGACTCCCCAGGCATGTGTGCGCATGTGCGCGTGTGTGAAGGTTTCAGACACAGGTGAGTGCCATGAGGTTTTAAACTATTATTGGAGCAGTGTGCTGCCCTCCCCCTCCACTCCCCAGTTCCTCTGCTGAAGCACCGGACAGGAATCAGCCTCCTGCTCAGGACCAGGGTGAAGACAGTGCGGAGTGCGATGATGGGGACATCAGACCCGAGTCCCCAGGCAAGACGTGGAGCCCGCATGGAGACGTCCATGGAAGCTGAGCCTGGAGCAAGGGCTGCCCCCAGCTCAGTCATGTGCACACAGACTCCCCAAAGATGTCATCTGAATGGCACAGGAAAGGGGGTTGCCCAGGACCACTACCCTACCCACCGATGCTGAGGACCAGGAACACCTGGTCAGAAGAAGTTTGTAAAGAAACTAAAAATGCCCAGATTTTCCAATAACCGCAAGGCAGGAACAGTCCATCAACTGGTGAGTTGATGGTCAGCTAGTGGTCAGTCAGCTCCACACCCACGGAGCCCCCTCCATGGATTTCATCAACCGTGGGGACCAAAATAACTGGGAAGTAAATTGCTTCCTTACTGAACAAGTATGGACATTTGTCTTGTCACCATTCCCTAAAGGACACAACATAACAGTGTTTACCTTGTGCTAGGGAATTATGAAGAGTCTagagattattttttttaagagagagagagagagaaaattttaatatttattttttagttttcggcggacacaacatctttttatgtggtgctgaggatcgaacccccgggctgcacgcatgccaggcgagcgtgctaccacttgagccacatccgcagcccaagaaattatttaaagtaCACAGAAGGGTGTCCGTATGTCCTATGCAAATACTACACATTTTAGATAAAGGAGCTGAGCATCTGAGCATTTGGTCAGTTATAGGGGTTCCTGGGTCCAATGACCATGACTCTTGAGGGACGACTGTATATGTACACAAGGGAACATTATTCAATCGTAAAAGGGCACGACATATATGTTACAAATGCAGACAGACCCCAAAACCACATGCTAAATGAAAGAACTCAGGTGCAGAAGGTCAGATAGTAGATGACCCCATTTGTATGGAACATCCAGAATAGGTGGATCTGTAGTCGCCAGGGACTGTGGAGGGGGCAGTGGCTGATGGCCACGGGGTTTCCTTTTGGTGGTGACGAAAATGTTTGGGGGCCAGGTAAGGGTGATGTTTGCACAACATTATGAGTGTTCTAAATGCCACCTAATTGTTCACTGTAAAGTGATTAATTTTGTATTAATAAACTTtgatctcaatttttaaaaataaatgctcaGGTCCTGGACAGCAGCCTGGCACCCAAAGTTCTGCCCCAGAAGTGGGGAGTCATCCTCCTCAATGGTGGCTGCAGAGCCACCTTAAAGGACTTAAAGATGTGGCTAACAGCCCTTGCCCTCACAGAGTGCTGCCTGGGCCCAGTCAAGAGGGCTGCTCCCAACAGCAGGACAAGACATAGCCACGTGTACGCCAGCCTGCCACTCACACCTCCTGCACGCAGAAAGGAAGTCAGAACCCTGGCACCCCCTCTGCCACTCCAACGGCCTGACGGGGGTCCAGGGAGTCCCAGAACACCTCCCACCCCAGTGACCATGCACAGAGCCCCAACCTCTCAGCCAACTCGGGAGCAGGGCAAGAGGTCCAAACTCAGACACAGATGGCCCAATTCGGGGCTGGACACGCCCCCGGCCAGCAGCAGGTTGGTGAATGGACCCACTCCTGACATTCCCTGTGCTAACAACCCAGGAGGAGTCGTGTCACCAAAGTGTCACCGCAGCTTGAAAGTGTGAGCAGAGAGGCCTTCAGCAAGTGTCGCTGGGACAAGAGAAGGGAAGAGGGAGGCCCTCTTCAGGTACAGTGGCCTCAGCCCCCTTCACATTAGCAGCATCTGAGGGCCCTTTCAATGCTGGTGGACGGGGCTGCCACAGCCTCAAGGATTCTAATTTTCGGGTCAGGGCCATGGCACAACTATGAGCTCCCTGGGTGACGGattagacagggcaaccagggaggTGCCTCTCCTCTGTGTGGTAGTGACCAACTGCACATGGTTAGCATCACCTGGGCAGCATTTGAAACACTCCTGATTCTCTGATCCCACCCCAACCAATGACATCGGGACCTCTTGTGGGCGTAGTTCAGGCCTCAGGATGTTCTGAAGCCCCAAGATGCTTCCCTAGTGCAGGCAGGTGGCGGAGAGCGCTGTGTGGACATGGGACGGGTGGCCCCTGTGACCAGCACCCTCAAGTTTGCTGTGCTGAGCGGGTGCTGGGGCACAGCTACTCTGCTCCTGGGATTCTGCCCAAGCAAGGCCATCTGACATCATATTGGGTCACTCGTTCCAGAGCACCAGAATTAAGATGCTGCAGCTAAAGAGTGTGCCTCCTGTCTTGAAGTTTGGTAACTTCTGCAGCTTAGGCCGGCCATTCCTGGAGAGACTTAGAAGGCTGGAAAATGGCAATGGATCAGGTATCActgtccctgaagacctcaaagtcTTCAGGCAAGGGAGAGGTAGACAGATGAACACAGGCACTTGCAACACATGGGGTGGCACTGTGACCAACACAGGTTCCAAACGCTGAGGCCAGACTCGGGTCATGGAGTAGAGTCGATGACCCAAGGAAGCTTGTGGGAGAGGAGGAAGGTGGATGTTGGAGCTGGGCCTGAATTCCCGAAATGGAGTCTCCATTGGTTTTCCAAGTGGGATGAGGAGCCGGAGGCTTCCGGTCAGCTGCGGGTGGATTTCCTGTGGGCTTTTGCACTAGGCATCCTACAGAGCTGGCCGCCTCAGCTGGCCTCGGCCTTTCTGGTAGGTTTGTGGAATTCAGAGCCCCCACGTGCTTGATCCCTGCAGCAAAGCTCCCAATGGGGTGGGTGGGCCTCCAGGGCCTGGGAGAGAAGTCCCCTTCCCAACGAAGCCCCTCTGGACACAAAAGCCTGAAATCCACGTCaatatttattgactgggtttataAAACTCCATTCCTTGGAGACATTCTAAAGCCTTTAGTTTCACCTCTTCAATTTAACAACCTGGCACTAGCAATAAATAGCTCGTTAGCTTTCCAATGTTGGGCGTGACTGGCCCATTAGACGTGACACTCGCCACATGAAGCCTCctgctcaccatcctcctgctcaCCGTCCTCCTGCTCACTCACCCTCACCCACGCAGTGTGTTAACGACAGGGCCACCGGCGAGCCAGGCACTGGCCCACGGTCCCTGCCCCAGGGAGGTGCACTAGGCAGAGTCGGGCATCGAATGCACGAATACCCAAATGGTGACAAGATCAGAAGGGACCTGGAACAGAGTGTGCAGAGGAGAGGGCATCCTGAGAAGCAGAGGGGACCCGGGCCCTCCCAAAGACCCCCAGAGGAGACGAGCACAGGCTCCCAGAGGACCTGGGAGGGGTTGTCTGGCTGTGACCAGAGGACACAAGGAGACGCAGTCGAGGTGCAGCAGGAGGGACAGGGGCCAGCCCTCAGAGGCTTTGCAGGCCCAGGCAACCCCCATTCTGCCTGAGCGCCCACGGCATCCCCAGTGCTTTCAGCCCAGCCCCTCTCAGCCTGGCTCCTGCTCGCCCTCCAGCCTCACGCCGGCCACTGCGGGGCTCACCTCCCTCCTCAGTCCCATCCCACTCCTGAGTATCTCTGGCCCTgcctggagttcctctggggtgtgcCTGCTTGAGGGCCAGGGAGAAGgactcctcagcctcccaactggCCTGGCTCCTGCCCCTCCCCTGCTCAGGGACCCAGCTGGCTCAGActcctccagggctccaggctcAGCCTCACCTTCATGGCCCTCAGAGCCCCATCTGCTGGGAAGGCCTGGCAGCCAGCAATGTCCTCCCTCTCTGTGCCGGGCACAGAAAATCCTGAGCCACAGTGTCAAATTGCAAAaataccccccacacacacatacacacacacatgctcccCCAGATGGACACAAGCAGACAGACGTGTGACCAAGCAGACTATGTTCAGGGTGGAGCCCGGAGATGTCATCTTCAGCCTCTGTCCTTCCCATCTTCAGAGTCCCACCCACCAGCAGCCACGCACCCACGCCCAGACAAAGGCCTCTTCACCTGGGAAAGAATCTTACAGCATCAGCAACTGAGACATAGCAGGCTTCCATTACTCGTCTGAGGCCACGTGGGCACTGAAGGAGCAGAGCAGGTTGGAATGGGACGCTTGGTGCTCGAAGGTCTCAATCCTAATCGCTACCTCATTTGGCCTTTTGATGAATGCGCCTGTCCAGCAGCAGCTCTGCTTGCAGGAGTGCAGTGAAGCAAGACGTTACGCACAACCCAT is a genomic window of Callospermophilus lateralis isolate mCalLat2 chromosome 5, mCalLat2.hap1, whole genome shotgun sequence containing:
- the Nsg2 gene encoding neuronal vesicle trafficking-associated protein 2: MVKLNSNPGEKGTKPPSVEDGFQTVPLITPLEVNHLQLPAPEKVIVKTRTEYQPEQKNKGKFRVPKIAEFTVTILVSLALAFLACIVFLVVYKAFTYDHSCPEGFVYKHKRCIPASLDAYYSSQDPNSRSRFYTVISHYSVAKQSTARAIGPWLSAAAVIHEPKPPKTQGH